Sequence from the Streptomyces peucetius genome:
CCGCTCCGCGGACCGACCCCACGCCCCGGCCCGGCTCCGTCGACACGTCGCCGCTGCAGCGCCCGGGGACGCACGTCGGGCCGCTCCACGGCGCACCCGAAGCCCCGGACGACGTCTCCGCCCTGTCGTGGCTGGTCGCCGACGCCGACACCGGTGACGTACTCGCCGCTCATGACGCGCACCGCCGGCTGCCGCCCGCCAGTACCATCAAGGCTCTCTTCGCCGTCACGGCACTGCCGCGCCTCGCGGACGCCCCGCCGCACACGGTCACCGAGGAGGAGCTCGAGACCGTGGGCGAGGGAAGCAGCCGGGTCGGCATCGCCGCCGGCCGCACCTACACGGTCGACGACCTGTGGCGCGGCGTCTTCCTCAGCTCCGGCAACGACGCCGTGCACGTACTGGCAGAGATGAACGGCGGCTGGACCGCCACGGCCGAACAGATGCAGGCCAAGGCCCGCGCGCTGGGCGCCTTCGACACCCACGTCGTCTCCCCGGACGGCTACGACGAACCGGGCCAGGTCTCCTCCGCGTTCGACCTGGCGGTGTTCGGGCGCGCGGGACTGGCGGACCCCCGGTTCGCGTCGTACGCGGCGACCGTCGACGCGCGGTTCCCCGGCGGCACCGAGGACGACGGCAGCCCCACCTGGACGTACGGCATCCAGAACACCAACCGGCTGCTGACGGGAGCGAACGGGGTGGAGAAGTACCCGGGGATCATCGGCGTCAAGAACGGCTACACCTCCCACGCCGGCAACACGCTGATCGCCGCCGCGCGCCGCGACGGCCGCACCCTTCTGGTGACGGTGATGAACCCTCAGCAGGGCGGTGGGTACTCGGTGTACGAAGAGGCGCGGTCGCTGCTGGACTGGGGTTTCGCTGCGGCGGGACGGGTCGAGCCCGTGGGCTCGCTAAAGCCCCCCGCCGTGGAGAAGGCCCCGGCGGCCGGCCCCGGGCCGGTCACACCGGCCGCCACACCGCCCGCCCGCGCCTCCGCCGCGTCCTCGGCGGAGGCCAGGACGGGAGCCGCGTACGCCTGGGTCGGCGCCTTCGTCGGCGCTGCCGTCCTGACGGCAGCCCTCGTCCTGCGACTGCGTCGCCGTGACGGTGCCCCAGGCCGGGTCTCCTGACGTGCCGGAGCTGCCGGACGTCGAGGGATTCCGGGAGGTTCTGGCCTCCTGCGCACAGGGCAGACGGATCGAGCGCGTCGAGGTGGGCGACACGGGCGTGCTGCACGGGGTGAGTGCGCAGCGGCTGCGCCGCGTTCTCGAAGGGCGCCGGTTCACGGAGCCGGAACGGCACGGGAAGTGGCTGCTCGCCCGCACGGACGGGCCGACCGTGCTGCTGCACTTCGGCATGACCGGAGAACTGCTCTGCTGCCACGCGACGGACCCGCCGCATCCGCACGACCGTGTGGTGTTCACCGTCGGCCGCGAGCAGCTCCGCTACCGCGACCAGCGCAAGCTGCAGGGATTGTGGCTCGCCGACGACGCCGGCGCGGACGTCGTCCGGATCCTGCACGACCAGGGGCCGGACGCGCTGTCGGTCGAGCGGGACGAGTTCGACACGCTGCTCTCCCGCCGGCACGGCCGTGTCAAGCCCGCCCTCACCGATCAGTCGGTCCTCGCCGGACTGGGCAATCTGCTGGCGGACGAGATCCTGTGGCGCGCCGGTGTGCATCCGATGCGCCGGTGCGACCGGTTGGACGACGACGAGCGCCGCCGTCTGCACACCGAGATGCGCCGCACCCTGCGCTCGTCGGTGCGTGCCGGGCGTGTTCCGCCGCGGAGGAGCTGGCTCACCGGCCGCCGTGACGACGAGGACCCGCGGTGCCCGCGCTGCGACGGGCCGCTGGACCGCAGGCGCGTCGGCGGGCGCGGCACCGTGTTCTGCCCGCGGTGCCAGCCCGAACGCGCGTGAGCACCGCCGCTTGTCGCCGGTGCCGATGCCGGTGCGGGTCAGTGTTGCAGTTGGCCGTCGACCTGCCGTGGAAGTCCGTGCGGGTTGTCGTCGCGGAGCTCCGCTGGGAGCAGTGCGTGGGGGGTGTTCTGGTAGGTGACGGGGCGTAGCCAGCGTTCGATGGCGGTGGTGCCGACGGAGGTGGAGGTGGAGGTGGTGGCGGGGTAGGGGCCGCCGTGGTGCTGGGCGGGGGCGACGGCGACGCCGGTGGGCCAGGCGTTGACGAGGATGCGTCCGGCGAGGGGGGTGAGGCGGGCGAGGAGGTCGGTGGCGTGGGGGGTGCCGTCGGTTTCCGTGGTGGACAGGTGGACGGTGGCGGTGAGGTTGCCGGGGAGGCGGTCGAGGACGGCGGTGACCTCGTCGTCGCCGTCGTAGCGGGCGACGACGGTGACGGGGCCGAAGCACTCCTCGAGGAGGAGGGTGTGCGGGCCGTCGCCCGCGAGGCGGGCGGCGGGCACGGTGAGGAAGCCGGGGGTGACGGTGTGCTCGGAGCCGGCGCCGGGGGCGACCGGGGCGTCGACGTCGGCCAGGGCCGTGCGCTCGGCGACACCCGCGACGAAGTTGTCCCGCATCCGGTGGTCGAGCAGCACACCGTCGCCGGTGCCGGCGACGGCGTCGGCCAGG
This genomic interval carries:
- a CDS encoding Fpg/Nei family DNA glycosylase translates to MPELPDVEGFREVLASCAQGRRIERVEVGDTGVLHGVSAQRLRRVLEGRRFTEPERHGKWLLARTDGPTVLLHFGMTGELLCCHATDPPHPHDRVVFTVGREQLRYRDQRKLQGLWLADDAGADVVRILHDQGPDALSVERDEFDTLLSRRHGRVKPALTDQSVLAGLGNLLADEILWRAGVHPMRRCDRLDDDERRRLHTEMRRTLRSSVRAGRVPPRRSWLTGRRDDEDPRCPRCDGPLDRRRVGGRGTVFCPRCQPERA
- a CDS encoding D-alanyl-D-alanine carboxypeptidase family protein, which gives rise to MIIRFIARLVCCCVAAVAAGSFGLLPASAAPRTDPTPRPGSVDTSPLQRPGTHVGPLHGAPEAPDDVSALSWLVADADTGDVLAAHDAHRRLPPASTIKALFAVTALPRLADAPPHTVTEEELETVGEGSSRVGIAAGRTYTVDDLWRGVFLSSGNDAVHVLAEMNGGWTATAEQMQAKARALGAFDTHVVSPDGYDEPGQVSSAFDLAVFGRAGLADPRFASYAATVDARFPGGTEDDGSPTWTYGIQNTNRLLTGANGVEKYPGIIGVKNGYTSHAGNTLIAAARRDGRTLLVTVMNPQQGGGYSVYEEARSLLDWGFAAAGRVEPVGSLKPPAVEKAPAAGPGPVTPAATPPARASAASSAEARTGAAYAWVGAFVGAAVLTAALVLRLRRRDGAPGRVS